The Pseudomonadota bacterium genome includes a region encoding these proteins:
- a CDS encoding class I SAM-dependent methyltransferase produces MSRLRKLEKARGVFSAQVKAFERDFGQNAYLNRAPHLPQACLDEARLITNRLQMIKRLPSGQAVAEIGVDRGIFSRKILEHCKPRRLVLVDIDLNRLDADNAEVLGREPVVEMVEGDSAQVLGSFDDESFGWIYIDADHSYGAVSRDIEAAAGKVARGGYLVFNDYTIWSPASMSNYGVARAVNEFLIANRSWSVAYFALQGAGYHDIALKRTR; encoded by the coding sequence ATGAGTCGCCTCAGGAAGCTGGAGAAGGCACGCGGTGTGTTTTCTGCGCAGGTCAAGGCGTTTGAGCGCGATTTTGGCCAGAATGCCTATCTCAATCGGGCACCGCATCTGCCGCAGGCCTGTCTGGATGAGGCCAGGCTGATCACCAATCGGCTACAGATGATCAAGCGGCTGCCGTCGGGGCAGGCGGTGGCCGAAATCGGCGTTGATCGCGGCATTTTCTCGCGCAAGATTCTCGAGCACTGTAAGCCGCGGCGCCTGGTGCTGGTTGATATCGATTTGAATCGCCTGGATGCGGACAACGCGGAAGTGCTTGGCCGCGAGCCGGTCGTGGAAATGGTCGAGGGGGATTCGGCACAAGTCCTGGGCAGTTTCGACGACGAGTCGTTTGGCTGGATCTATATCGATGCCGATCATTCCTACGGTGCGGTGAGCCGTGATATCGAAGCAGCCGCGGGCAAGGTGGCTCGGGGCGGTTATCTTGTGTTCAACGACTACACGATCTGGTCACCGGCCAGTATGTCCAATTACGGAGTAGCTCGGGCCGTCAATGAGTTCTTGATTGCAAACCGTTCCTGGTCGGTGGCGTATTTTGCGTTACAGGGAGCGGGTTACCACGACATCGCTCTGAAGCGCACGCGATGA
- a CDS encoding tryptophanase encodes MPDSFRTVIEPFRIKSVEPIAMTTRAEREAFLAAAHYNPFKLHSEQVIIDLLTDSGTSAMSVEQWAGMMRGDESYAGSVSWQRLEVVIRELTGYPHILPTHQGRAAERILYSHLGGAGKVFLSNTHFDTTRANIEYSGAQAIDCVTSEAARADSRFAFKGNADVERMEALIGEHGAGAIGAVILTVTNNSGGGQPVSMANARAVRDMCRRHGVLFLLDACRIAENAWFIKQHEDGYAQTACHDIAQEMFSLADGCVMSAKKDALVNMGGFLALKDGELAEHCTSVLIITEGYTTYGGLSGRDMEAMAVGLVEIFNEDYLRYRTRSTAYLGDHLDRMGVPVIKPIGGHAVYVDAGRLYEHLPVDQYPGQSLVCELYKIGGIRSVEIGSVMFGKYDDDGRLVPAPRELVRLAIPRRVYTQSHVDYVIEAFGMVYAERERAPGYRIIREPRFLRHFTADFEPAASQP; translated from the coding sequence ATGCCCGATTCGTTTCGCACTGTCATCGAGCCGTTTCGCATCAAGTCGGTCGAGCCGATTGCCATGACCACGCGTGCCGAGCGCGAGGCCTTTCTCGCCGCGGCGCACTACAATCCGTTCAAGCTGCATTCGGAACAGGTCATTATCGATCTGCTCACCGATTCCGGCACATCGGCGATGAGCGTCGAGCAGTGGGCCGGAATGATGCGCGGCGACGAGTCCTATGCCGGTTCGGTGAGCTGGCAGCGGCTCGAGGTGGTGATTCGCGAGTTGACCGGATACCCGCACATTCTGCCCACGCACCAGGGTCGGGCCGCCGAACGCATTCTCTACAGTCACCTGGGCGGCGCCGGCAAGGTGTTCCTGAGCAACACTCATTTCGATACCACCCGCGCCAATATCGAGTACAGCGGCGCGCAGGCGATCGACTGCGTCACGTCCGAGGCCGCTCGCGCCGACAGCCGGTTCGCGTTCAAGGGCAACGCTGATGTCGAGCGCATGGAGGCGCTGATCGGCGAGCATGGGGCCGGGGCGATCGGGGCGGTGATCCTGACCGTGACCAACAATTCCGGCGGCGGCCAGCCGGTGAGCATGGCCAATGCGCGTGCAGTACGCGATATGTGCCGGCGTCATGGCGTACTGTTCTTGCTTGACGCCTGTCGCATCGCCGAGAACGCCTGGTTTATCAAGCAGCACGAGGACGGCTATGCGCAAACCGCCTGCCACGACATTGCGCAGGAGATGTTTTCGCTGGCTGACGGCTGCGTGATGAGCGCCAAGAAAGATGCCCTGGTCAATATGGGCGGGTTTCTGGCGCTCAAGGATGGCGAGCTGGCCGAGCACTGCACCAGCGTGCTGATCATCACCGAAGGCTATACCACCTATGGCGGACTGTCGGGACGCGACATGGAAGCCATGGCCGTCGGTCTGGTCGAGATCTTCAATGAGGACTATCTGCGTTACCGCACGCGCTCGACCGCGTATCTCGGCGATCATCTGGACCGGATGGGTGTGCCGGTCATCAAGCCGATCGGCGGGCATGCCGTTTATGTCGACGCCGGCCGGCTCTATGAACACCTGCCGGTCGACCAGTATCCGGGTCAGTCGCTGGTCTGCGAGCTCTACAAGATCGGCGGTATTCGCTCGGTCGAGATCGGGTCGGTGATGTTCGGCAAGTACGACGATGACGGTCGGCTGGTGCCGGCCCCGCGCGAGCTGGTGCGCCTGGCCATCCCGCGGCGGGTCTATACCCAGAGCCATGTCGACTATGTGATCGAGGCGTTCGGCATGGTTTACGCCGAGCGCGAACGCGCCCCGGGCTATCGCATCATCCGTGAACCGCGGTTCCTGCGCCATTTCACGGCCGATTTTGAGCCGGCAGCCAGTCAGCCATGA
- a CDS encoding MarR family EPS-associated transcriptional regulator produces the protein MDTRFRLLQALESNPEISQRALARELGLSLGKTHYCLHALVAKGWVKVNNFRRSRHKHRYLYQLTPQGISEKTRITRRFLKRKIQEHRELTAEITRLRRQLDDPDAPEAPGT, from the coding sequence ATCGACACCCGTTTTCGCCTGCTGCAAGCGCTGGAATCCAACCCGGAGATCAGCCAGCGTGCGCTCGCGCGCGAGCTGGGCCTGAGCCTGGGCAAGACCCACTACTGCCTGCACGCGCTGGTCGCGAAGGGCTGGGTCAAGGTCAACAACTTTCGCCGCAGCCGGCACAAGCACCGCTACCTCTACCAGCTCACGCCCCAGGGCATCAGCGAAAAGACACGCATCACCCGGCGCTTTCTGAAGCGCAAGATCCAGGAACACCGCGAACTGACCGCCGAAATCACCCGTCTGCGCCGCCAGCTCGACGACCCCGATGCGCCTGAAGCGCCCGGCACCTGA
- a CDS encoding UDP-glucose/GDP-mannose dehydrogenase family protein produces the protein MNITIIGTGYVGLVTGACLAQMGNNVLCLDIDPDKVDTLNAGGIPIHEPGLEPLVQDNRQAGRLAFTTDVAEATDHGQVQFIAVGTPPQGDGSADLANAITAARNIARHMREPKIIVNKSTVPVGTADRVRRTVEQTLNKRGESIDFAVVSNPEFLKEGAAVEDFMRPDRVIIGSDDPGAIETMRTLYAPLSRNHDKIMIMDTRSAELTKYAANAMLATRISFMNELANLAEELGADIENVRRGIGSDPRIGYHFLYAGAGYGGSCFPKDVKALIHTARNTHKGGLRILEAVEAVNALQKQLLFNKIARRFGDDLSGHRFALWGLAFKPNTDDMREAASIPLINSLLDHGAAVSAYDPVAMDQAQQLFGNRPGLGYADSPMQALAGADALVIVTEWNEFRSPDFSRIQSELKQPVIFDGRNLFDPKQMARIGIEHHPIGRPR, from the coding sequence ATGAATATCACCATCATCGGCACCGGCTATGTCGGCCTGGTCACCGGCGCCTGCCTGGCGCAAATGGGCAACAACGTGCTGTGCCTGGACATCGACCCGGACAAGGTGGACACGCTCAACGCCGGCGGCATCCCGATCCACGAGCCCGGCCTGGAACCGCTTGTTCAGGACAACCGCCAGGCCGGCCGACTGGCGTTTACCACCGATGTTGCCGAAGCCACCGACCACGGCCAGGTTCAGTTTATCGCCGTCGGCACGCCGCCGCAGGGCGACGGCTCGGCCGACCTCGCAAACGCCATCACCGCGGCACGCAACATTGCCCGCCACATGCGCGAGCCGAAGATTATCGTCAACAAGTCGACCGTGCCGGTCGGCACTGCCGACCGGGTGCGACGCACTGTCGAGCAAACACTCAACAAGCGCGGCGAATCGATTGATTTTGCAGTAGTTTCCAACCCGGAATTTCTCAAGGAGGGCGCCGCCGTCGAGGACTTCATGCGCCCCGACCGCGTCATCATCGGCAGCGACGACCCCGGGGCCATCGAGACCATGCGCACCCTCTACGCGCCGCTGAGCCGCAACCACGACAAGATCATGATCATGGACACCCGCTCGGCCGAGCTGACCAAGTACGCCGCTAACGCGATGCTGGCCACGCGCATCAGCTTCATGAACGAGCTGGCCAACCTGGCCGAGGAACTCGGCGCCGACATCGAGAACGTGCGCCGCGGCATCGGCTCCGACCCGCGCATCGGCTACCACTTTCTCTACGCCGGCGCCGGTTATGGCGGCAGCTGCTTCCCCAAAGACGTCAAAGCCCTGATCCACACCGCCCGCAACACCCACAAGGGCGGCCTGCGGATTCTCGAGGCCGTCGAAGCGGTCAACGCGCTGCAAAAGCAGCTGCTGTTCAACAAGATTGCCCGGCGCTTCGGCGATGACCTCAGCGGCCACCGCTTTGCGCTCTGGGGCCTGGCCTTCAAGCCCAACACCGACGACATGCGCGAAGCCGCCAGCATTCCGCTGATCAACAGCCTGCTCGACCACGGCGCGGCAGTCAGCGCCTACGATCCGGTCGCCATGGACCAGGCACAGCAGCTCTTCGGCAATCGCCCGGGGCTGGGCTACGCCGACAGCCCCATGCAGGCCCTGGCCGGGGCCGATGCTCTGGTCATCGTCACCGAGTGGAACGAATTCAGAAGCCCGGACTTCAGCCGCATCCAGAGTGAACTCAAGCAGCCGGTCATCTTCGACGGCCGCAACCTGTTCGACCCGAAGCAGATGGCCCGCATCGGCATCGAGCACCACCCGATCGGCCGGCCCCGCTGA
- a CDS encoding NAD-dependent epimerase — translation MPASTDIDNDSRPVLLTGSAGFIGSHVARRLLADGHAVVGLDNLNPYYDPRLKQDRLALFSDHPNYRHISGDLADRPLVESVFDRHRPGRVIHLAAQAGVRYAAENPHVYAHSNVTGTLHILEGCRHHPVEHLVFASTSSIYGANTAMPFAENQPTEHPLTLYAATKKANEMMAHAYAHLYDIPSTGLRFFTVYGPWGRPDMALFLFTKAILAGEPIQVFNHGHHRRSFTYIDDIVEGIVRILDKPPAPDESTPEPVVPSPGTSRVAPYRIYNIGNENSVELMRYIEVLEQELGKKAEMEMLPLQPGDVPDTESDVTHLARATGYTPQISVEQGVAEFVRWYRDYYQD, via the coding sequence ATGCCCGCCAGCACAGACATCGACAACGACTCCCGGCCCGTGCTGCTCACCGGCAGCGCCGGCTTCATCGGCTCGCACGTGGCCCGCAGACTGCTGGCCGACGGCCACGCGGTCGTCGGGCTCGACAACCTCAATCCCTACTACGACCCCAGGCTCAAGCAGGACCGGCTGGCGCTGTTTTCCGACCACCCGAACTACCGGCATATCAGTGGCGATCTGGCCGACCGCCCATTGGTCGAAAGCGTCTTTGACCGACATCGGCCCGGCCGCGTGATCCACCTCGCCGCCCAGGCCGGCGTGCGCTACGCCGCCGAGAACCCGCACGTCTACGCGCACAGCAACGTCACCGGCACGCTGCATATCCTGGAAGGCTGCCGGCACCATCCGGTCGAGCACCTGGTGTTTGCCAGTACCAGCAGCATCTACGGCGCCAACACCGCCATGCCGTTTGCCGAAAACCAGCCGACCGAACACCCGCTGACCCTCTATGCGGCCACCAAGAAGGCCAACGAGATGATGGCGCACGCCTACGCCCATCTCTACGACATTCCCAGCACCGGCCTGCGTTTCTTTACCGTCTACGGCCCCTGGGGCCGACCCGACATGGCGCTGTTCCTGTTCACCAAGGCCATCCTGGCCGGCGAACCGATCCAGGTCTTCAACCACGGCCACCACCGCCGCAGTTTCACCTACATCGACGATATCGTCGAAGGCATCGTCCGAATCCTCGACAAACCACCAGCACCGGATGAAAGCACCCCGGAACCCGTCGTTCCAAGTCCCGGAACCAGCAGGGTCGCCCCCTACCGCATCTACAACATCGGCAACGAAAACAGCGTCGAGTTGATGCGCTACATCGAGGTGCTCGAGCAAGAACTGGGCAAGAAGGCCGAAATGGAGATGCTGCCCCTGCAGCCGGGCGACGTCCCCGACACCGAATCCGACGTCACCCACCTGGCCCGGGCCACCGGCTACACGCCGCAGATCAGCGTCGAACAGGGTGTGGCCGAGTTCGTCCGCTGGTATCGGGATTATTATCAAGATTAG
- a CDS encoding type II toxin-antitoxin system Phd/YefM family antitoxin, which translates to METINIHEAKTHLSRLVEKAARGESFVIAKAGKPMVRVTALDTPVGAECQRIGFLKGRITVPDDFDEMGREQITAMFEQ; encoded by the coding sequence ATGGAAACCATCAACATTCACGAAGCCAAAACGCACCTCTCCCGCCTGGTCGAGAAGGCGGCCAGGGGAGAAAGCTTCGTCATCGCCAAGGCCGGCAAGCCGATGGTTCGGGTCACCGCACTCGACACCCCCGTGGGCGCGGAATGCCAGCGCATCGGTTTTCTCAAGGGCCGCATCACCGTTCCCGACGATTTCGATGAAATGGGGCGCGAGCAGATCACCGCAATGTTCGAGCAGTGA
- a CDS encoding type II toxin-antitoxin system VapC family toxin: MLDTQLLLWAAAGDKRLPGAVTERLNDEHTRPLFSAASIWEVVIKAGLGRKDFRVDPSMLRRGLIDNGYQELPITSAHTLAVGRLPDHHRDPFDRILAAQANAEGIELITSDETLATYPGPITLA; this comes from the coding sequence CTGCTCGATACCCAGCTGCTGCTGTGGGCGGCCGCCGGCGACAAACGCCTGCCCGGCGCCGTCACAGAGCGTTTGAACGATGAGCACACCCGGCCGCTGTTTTCCGCGGCGTCGATCTGGGAGGTCGTGATCAAGGCTGGCCTGGGCCGCAAGGACTTTCGGGTTGACCCCTCGATGCTCCGCCGGGGCCTGATCGACAATGGCTACCAGGAACTGCCGATCACCAGCGCCCACACCCTGGCCGTCGGCAGACTGCCTGATCATCACCGCGACCCGTTCGACCGCATCCTGGCCGCGCAAGCCAACGCAGAAGGCATAGAACTCATCACCTCCGACGAAACCCTGGCCACCTACCCCGGCCCGATCACCCTGGCGTAA
- a CDS encoding nucleotide sugar dehydrogenase produces MVAAFEVDRRGRGPDLRTGGANLNARTPHAASAAAPDSDPVGRGRIPDTAAPDSDPVGRGRIPDTAAPDSDPVGRGRIPDTAAPDTDPVGRGHIPDAAAPDSDPVGRGRIPDTAAPDSDPAGRGHIPDAQAGEPSPETANRFYAGYSPERINPGDKAHGVTTIVKVTSGSTPEAADFVDALYASIVTAGTFKAKNIRTAEAAKVIENTQRDVNIALVNELAMLFKKMGLDTTSVLEAAATKWNFLPFKPGLVGGHCIGVDPYYLTHKAQQIGFHPQMILAGRRTNDGMGHFTAGELIKLMAKKSCYHAGARVLVLGLTFKENCPDLRNTRVVDVIEALKGYNLAVDVHDPWANPQEAREEYGLELTTEPEAQTYDAAILCVAHKEFQAGTIRPWLKDKHVLYDLKSTLPPGEADARL; encoded by the coding sequence ATGGTGGCGGCATTCGAGGTCGACCGTCGGGGACGCGGCCCCGACCTACGCACGGGTGGCGCGAACCTCAACGCAAGAACCCCGCATGCGGCATCCGCAGCAGCCCCGGATTCAGACCCCGTAGGTCGGGGTCGCATCCCCGACACAGCAGCCCCGGATTCAGACCCCGTAGGTCGGGGTCGCATCCCCGACACAGCAGCCCCGGATTCAGACCCCGTAGGTCGGGGTCGCATCCCCGACACAGCAGCCCCGGATACAGACCCCGTAGGTCGGGGTCACATCCCCGACGCAGCAGCCCCGGATTCAGACCCCGTAGGTCGGGGTCGCATCCCCGACACAGCAGCCCCGGATTCAGACCCCGCAGGTCGGGGTCACATCCCCGACGCACAAGCCGGCGAGCCGAGCCCGGAAACCGCAAATCGTTTCTACGCCGGCTACTCCCCCGAACGCATCAACCCCGGCGACAAAGCCCACGGCGTGACCACCATCGTCAAGGTAACCTCCGGCTCCACGCCCGAAGCCGCCGACTTCGTCGACGCCCTCTACGCCTCGATCGTCACGGCGGGCACCTTCAAAGCGAAGAACATCCGCACCGCCGAAGCCGCCAAGGTCATCGAAAACACCCAGCGCGATGTCAACATCGCTCTGGTCAACGAACTGGCCATGCTGTTCAAGAAGATGGGCCTGGACACCACCTCGGTGCTCGAAGCCGCCGCCACCAAGTGGAACTTCCTGCCGTTCAAACCCGGCCTGGTCGGCGGCCACTGCATCGGCGTCGACCCCTACTACCTGACGCACAAGGCCCAGCAGATCGGCTTCCACCCGCAGATGATCCTGGCCGGCCGCCGCACCAACGACGGCATGGGCCACTTCACCGCCGGCGAACTGATCAAGCTGATGGCCAAAAAGAGCTGCTACCACGCCGGCGCCCGCGTGCTGGTCCTGGGCCTGACCTTCAAGGAAAACTGCCCGGACCTGCGCAACACCCGTGTCGTCGACGTCATCGAAGCCCTGAAAGGCTACAACCTGGCCGTCGACGTCCACGACCCCTGGGCCAACCCGCAGGAAGCACGCGAAGAGTACGGCCTCGAGCTCACCACCGAGCCCGAAGCACAAACCTACGACGCCGCCATCCTCTGCGTCGCCCACAAGGAATTCCAAGCCGGCACCATCCGCCCCTGGCTCAAGGACAAACACGTCCTCTACGACCTCAAAAGCACCCTGCCCCCAGGAGAGGCAGACGCCCGACTGTGA
- a CDS encoding DNA-binding protein, whose amino-acid sequence MNHDFQLIFQLPENAPPANGIVEALAEAGCDDAMVGTGHPGRIALEFSREADNARQAIDSAITNVQTALPGAELIEAAPDYAGLTEIAKIIGISRQALRKQMLNRLDFPRPIHCGNPSLWHLAPVLEWLRQQRNYRVDPTLEEIARHNMHLNTRQQHRQAELLAQNQAATA is encoded by the coding sequence ATGAATCACGATTTCCAGCTAATCTTTCAGCTCCCCGAAAATGCACCGCCAGCGAATGGCATAGTCGAGGCGCTTGCCGAGGCCGGCTGCGATGATGCCATGGTAGGCACAGGCCATCCGGGCCGCATTGCACTCGAATTCAGCCGCGAGGCCGATAACGCCCGTCAGGCCATCGACTCCGCAATCACCAATGTGCAAACCGCCTTGCCCGGCGCCGAGCTGATCGAAGCTGCACCTGACTACGCCGGATTGACCGAAATCGCGAAAATCATCGGCATCTCCCGTCAAGCATTGCGCAAGCAAATGCTCAACCGGCTCGATTTTCCGCGACCGATTCACTGTGGCAACCCGTCGCTATGGCACTTGGCCCCTGTCCTTGAATGGCTGCGCCAGCAGCGAAACTACCGGGTAGACCCAACACTCGAAGAAATCGCACGCCACAACATGCACCTGAACACCCGGCAACAACACCGCCAAGCCGAGTTGCTAGCCCAGAACCAGGCCGCCACGGCCTGA
- a CDS encoding type II toxin-antitoxin system ParD family antitoxin: MATMNVSLPDEMKNWVEERSRSGRYSNASDYVRDLIRRDQDRAQKIARLQALVDEAVSSGESQRTMEQIEQEARSRLARGT; encoded by the coding sequence ATGGCAACCATGAACGTTTCACTGCCCGATGAAATGAAGAACTGGGTCGAGGAGCGCTCCCGATCCGGTCGATACAGCAACGCCAGCGACTACGTACGCGACCTGATCCGTCGCGACCAGGATCGCGCTCAAAAGATTGCCAGACTGCAGGCCCTGGTAGATGAAGCTGTCAGCAGCGGTGAAAGCCAGCGCACAATGGAACAGATCGAACAAGAGGCCCGGTCCCGACTCGCCAGGGGCACGTGA
- a CDS encoding type II toxin-antitoxin system RelE/ParE family toxin — MSSFKLTVAAEEDLIRIYTEGVIAFGPEQASRYHQMLFQAFGFLADNPRAATVRPELTKDIRIHPTGTHIVLYTVRKQDILILRIRHQHEDWLDHD, encoded by the coding sequence GTGAGTTCGTTCAAACTAACCGTCGCTGCAGAAGAGGATCTCATTCGGATCTACACCGAGGGAGTCATCGCCTTCGGCCCCGAACAGGCAAGCCGCTACCACCAAATGCTATTCCAGGCCTTTGGGTTCCTGGCAGACAATCCGCGGGCTGCTACCGTCAGACCTGAACTGACCAAGGACATAAGGATTCATCCGACAGGGACTCATATCGTGCTTTACACGGTGCGAAAACAGGACATCCTAATTCTGCGCATCCGCCATCAACACGAAGACTGGCTAGATCACGACTGA
- a CDS encoding type II toxin-antitoxin system prevent-host-death family antitoxin produces the protein MTEPTTNLKDAKARLSELIERARAGETVTISRRGKVVAQLTASPPARQPVDLGALQALTRRLPRAEREAGELIRDLRDDARY, from the coding sequence ATGACCGAGCCGACCACCAACCTGAAGGACGCAAAAGCCCGCCTGAGCGAGCTGATCGAACGCGCTCGGGCCGGTGAGACGGTCACGATCTCGCGGCGCGGAAAAGTCGTGGCCCAGCTGACCGCCAGCCCTCCGGCGCGCCAGCCCGTTGACCTCGGGGCCCTGCAAGCACTCACGCGCCGACTGCCGCGGGCCGAGCGCGAAGCCGGCGAACTGATTCGCGACCTGCGCGACGACGCCCGATATTGA
- a CDS encoding type II toxin-antitoxin system VapC family toxin: MTAGPCYIDTSVLVAALGNERHTESAQNWLAEQPPSDLLISDWVITEFSSAMALKLRTGQFQPQHRAECLALFAQLVERSLIVVPVSSANFRAAARFADQQHTGLRAGDALHLAVCADHGSRMITLDQTLATAATTLGIPATQPVA; the protein is encoded by the coding sequence TTGACCGCCGGCCCCTGCTACATCGATACAAGCGTGCTCGTGGCCGCCCTGGGCAATGAACGACACACCGAATCCGCCCAGAACTGGCTGGCCGAGCAGCCGCCCAGCGACCTGCTGATCAGCGACTGGGTCATCACCGAATTCTCCAGCGCCATGGCTCTGAAACTCAGAACCGGCCAGTTCCAGCCTCAACACCGGGCCGAGTGCCTGGCCCTGTTTGCGCAACTGGTGGAACGCAGCTTGATCGTCGTGCCCGTGAGCAGCGCCAACTTTCGCGCCGCGGCCAGATTTGCCGACCAACAACACACCGGACTGCGCGCAGGCGACGCACTGCACCTGGCCGTCTGCGCCGACCACGGCAGCCGAATGATCACCCTGGACCAGACCCTGGCCACAGCCGCAACCACCCTGGGCATCCCGGCCACCCAACCGGTTGCCTGA
- a CDS encoding type II toxin-antitoxin system HicA family toxin, whose product MTVTEAVRALQQAGASMRCSELQRILESLGFEVRDGKKQGHKVVTHPELEEFFSTSYTCGHGKDPEVKPNYVKSMLTLVKQYRDDLHKIMEDRDR is encoded by the coding sequence ATGACAGTCACGGAGGCCGTTCGGGCCCTGCAGCAAGCCGGCGCGTCAATGCGCTGCAGCGAGCTGCAGCGGATTCTCGAGTCACTGGGCTTCGAGGTTCGCGATGGAAAGAAGCAGGGGCACAAAGTGGTCACCCACCCTGAGCTGGAGGAGTTTTTCTCGACCAGCTATACCTGCGGCCACGGCAAGGACCCGGAAGTCAAGCCCAATTACGTGAAGTCAATGCTGACCTTAGTGAAACAGTACAGAGACGATCTGCATAAGATCATGGAGGATCGCGACAGATGA
- a CDS encoding toxin-antitoxin system HicB family antitoxin, whose protein sequence is MNAHSYNITIRQIEVDGQELFEARVRELPDVLDFGDTWEEAYELAVDTIQTTAEIMTERGRSMPEPAAVEDDYSGRITLRVPKTLHRRLAEQSGTEGISLNQYLVSLLAFHAGTTFASQDSARNLWKRAETGPKTTKRPSAPNLKVIDSDGNETAPHWQRTG, encoded by the coding sequence ATGAACGCACACTCCTACAACATCACCATCCGTCAGATCGAAGTCGACGGCCAGGAGCTGTTCGAGGCCCGCGTCCGGGAACTGCCCGACGTTTTAGATTTTGGCGATACCTGGGAAGAGGCCTACGAACTGGCCGTGGACACCATTCAAACCACCGCCGAGATCATGACCGAACGAGGCCGGAGCATGCCTGAACCCGCTGCCGTAGAAGACGACTACAGCGGGCGCATCACCCTGCGCGTTCCGAAAACGTTACATCGCCGACTTGCAGAACAGTCCGGCACCGAGGGCATCAGCCTCAATCAGTACCTGGTATCCCTGCTCGCATTTCACGCCGGGACTACGTTTGCAAGCCAAGACTCTGCCAGAAATCTATGGAAGCGGGCAGAGACCGGCCCGAAAACCACCAAGCGTCCATCCGCCCCCAACTTGAAAGTCATCGACTCGGACGGTAACGAAACCGCTCCCCACTGGCAAAGAACCGGATGA
- a CDS encoding four helix bundle protein: protein MIIRSAKELQVYKLAFQLSMEIFELSKAFPAEERYALTSQIRRSSRSVCLNLREAWAKRRYEAHFVSKLTDCDGEASETDSSLDYARACSYIDSETHNRLTSQYRKVGAMLGKMIKNPRPFLIKT, encoded by the coding sequence ATGATCATTCGATCGGCGAAAGAGCTGCAAGTCTACAAACTGGCATTCCAGCTCTCGATGGAGATTTTCGAACTATCAAAGGCGTTCCCGGCCGAAGAGCGCTACGCGCTAACCAGCCAGATCCGCCGATCTTCAAGATCCGTCTGCCTGAATCTGAGAGAAGCCTGGGCAAAACGAAGGTACGAAGCACATTTCGTTTCAAAGCTGACCGATTGCGATGGCGAGGCAAGCGAAACAGACAGCTCTCTGGACTACGCGCGTGCTTGCAGCTACATCGATAGTGAAACTCACAATCGCCTTACCAGCCAGTACCGCAAAGTAGGCGCCATGCTAGGAAAAATGATCAAGAACCCACGCCCCTTTTTGATCAAAACCTGA